GGCGCCCTCGTGCACGTGATGCAGGTCGATCCAGATCCGGTCGGCGCCCGCGTGCTTGACCGCGTTGGTGAGCACCTCGCTGACCGCGAAGTACGCCGCCGACTCCACGGGCGCCTCCGCACGCCCGGGCAGCTCCACGGTCACCTCGGTCGTCACCGGCAGCCGCAGCGCCAACGCCCGTACGGCGTCGCCCAGTCCGCGTTCGGCGAGGACGGGCGGGTGGATGCCGCGCACCAGGTCGCGCAGCTCCGAGAGCGCGTCGGCGGACGACCGGCGGGCCTGCGCGACGAGCTGCCTGGCCTTCTCCGGGTCCTTGTCGAGCAGCATCTCGATCGTCCCGAGGTCCATGCCCATCGCCACCAGCCGTGCCTGCGCCCCGTCGTGCAGATCCCGCTCGATACGGCGCAGCTCGGCGGCCGAGGTGTCGACGGCGTCCCGCCGGGTCTCCGTCAACACCCGCACGCGCTCGGCCAGTTCGCCCTGGTTGGAGCCGAGGACCGCCCGGGTGAGCCGGAAGTGGGCCTGGAGCAGGCTCGGGGTGTAGAAGTGCGCGAGGAAGAGCAGTCCGACGCCGAGAGCGGCGGCGCCGAACGCGGACGTCTGGTCGGTGACCGGCACGAAGCCGTACCAGTACGTGCCGCCCGCGTCCGTGAAGACCCGCCACAGGCCCGCCGCGATCGCGAACCCCTCCAGCGGGTAGAGCAGCAGCACGGCCGGCAGCAGCGCGGTGAAGAACCCCGCCGTCATGTCGACCGGCAGCCACAGCAGGTCCCGACGGGTCGCCGGGTCGGCCAGCATCCCGAAGGTGCGGGTCCACGGGTTGGCGTCCTTCGGCAGCGGCCGGTACGCGGGCGGGATCCGCACCCCACCCCACTCGGCCGCGAGGACCCGCCGCCAGTCGGCGAACGCCCGTACCCCCGTCAGCACCCACGGCGTCGTGACGATGCCGACGCCGATCGGTATCAGTGCGATGGAGACGAGGGAGAGGACGAGACAGAGGACGGATCCCGGCAGGGACACCAGCGCCAGCGCCAGCCCGCGCACCGCGGCGATCCCCATGCCCCGCGCCCTCGAACCCGTACCGGGGCCGCTCTTCGTGTCGTTGGTCATGCCGTTCAGTCTCGCCGAGCCGGCAGCGGTGGTCACTGGGCCGGGCCCCCGGCTCAGGGGGTGGTGCCAGGTACACCCTGAGCCGACGCCGCGAGCACCTTCGCCTCCACCTCCGGATCGAGGCCCTTGACAGCCCGCGCGGCTCCCGTGGGGACCGTACCGCCGATGTCCCCGAGCCAGGCCCAGGTGTCGGCGACGGTCTCGGTGACGGGACGGCAGCGCAGCCCCGTGGCGACGGCCCGGGACACATCGGCCGAGTGCAGGGCGTCATGCACGTCGCTGCCCGGCGGCACCCACGCGGGCAGCTGCGTCCACGGCTCGATGCCCGCGTCCAGGATCACCTCCGGGTCGGTCCAGCGCAGCTCGGCACTCCCGCCGACGGTGGCCACGCAGGCGTCGAGCAACTCGCCCATGGTGGCGTGCCCCTGCGGG
The DNA window shown above is from Streptomyces chartreusis and carries:
- a CDS encoding sensor histidine kinase, with the protein product MTNDTKSGPGTGSRARGMGIAAVRGLALALVSLPGSVLCLVLSLVSIALIPIGVGIVTTPWVLTGVRAFADWRRVLAAEWGGVRIPPAYRPLPKDANPWTRTFGMLADPATRRDLLWLPVDMTAGFFTALLPAVLLLYPLEGFAIAAGLWRVFTDAGGTYWYGFVPVTDQTSAFGAAALGVGLLFLAHFYTPSLLQAHFRLTRAVLGSNQGELAERVRVLTETRRDAVDTSAAELRRIERDLHDGAQARLVAMGMDLGTIEMLLDKDPEKARQLVAQARRSSADALSELRDLVRGIHPPVLAERGLGDAVRALALRLPVTTEVTVELPGRAEAPVESAAYFAVSEVLTNAVKHAGADRIWIDLHHVHEGAGMLRINVTDNGKGGAVIGAGSGLAGVERRLGTFDGVLAVSSPAGGPTMVTMEIPCALS